The DNA region CCGGCCACCGGCACCAGCTCGACCTCTACGGGGATGCCCGGCTCGAAGCGGACGGCGGTGCCCGCGGCGATGTTCAGGCGCAGTCCGCGGGCGGCGGCGCGGTCGAAGTCGAGGCCGGGGTTGGCCTCGGCGAAGTGGTAGTGGGAGCCGACCTGGACGGGCCGGTCGGCGGCGTTGAGGACGGTGAGGCGGGTGACGGGGCGGCCCTCGTTGAGGGTCACCGGCCCGTCCCCGTAGAGGATCTCGCCGGGGATCACGGTGTGCGTCCGCCCCTTCAGACGATGGGGTCGTGGACGGTGACGAGCTTGGTCCCGTCCGGGAAGGTGGCCTCGATCTGGACATCGTGGATCATCTCGGGGATGCCGTCCATGACCTCGTCGCGGGTGAGCACCTTGCGGCCGGAGGCCATGAGCTCGGCGACGGTCCGGCCGTCGCGGGCGCCTTCGAGGACGTGCGAGGTGATGAGGGCGACGGCCTCGGGGTGGTTGAGCCGCACGCCGCGCGCCCGGCGCTTCTCGGCCACGTCGGCCGCGACATGGATGAGCAGACGTTCCTGCTCATGGGGGCTGAGTTGCACGCTTCCACCTCACTGTCGTCACCGGGCTCGATGCCCCGGACAGCAGCGGACCCTACCGAGCTTCAACACTCTGTTGACCTGCGGAGACGGTTCGCCGCGCCAGAGATTGCACGTTAGGGCGGAAGTTTTTCCGGCTCGTTAACTGACGCTTTGCGCGGTCATTAAACGAGCGCTTGTTCAGGACCGGGACGCGCCCGGGTCCTGATGGTGGGCGGCGATGCCGAACCTGCGCTGTTCGCCCGCGGCGGACGCCGAGCCGCCGATCCGCGACACCGAGCTGATCACCGGCTCCTCGGCCGGCTCCCGCAGCGCCTCGAGTTTCTCCAGGTCGGCGGCGGAGACCAGGGCGACGAGCGGCTTGCCGTGGCGGGTGACGACCACCCGCTCGTCGCCGTACACGACGCGGTTGATCAGGTCCGCGAGCTCGGCGCGCGCTTGCGTCACC from Streptomyces fradiae includes:
- a CDS encoding urease subunit beta, yielding MIPGEILYGDGPVTLNEGRPVTRLTVLNAADRPVQVGSHYHFAEANPGLDFDRAAARGLRLNIAAGTAVRFEPGIPVEVELVPVAGRRIVPGLRGETAGQLDETVGPLDDAETEGGDRA
- a CDS encoding urease subunit gamma, with protein sequence MQLSPHEQERLLIHVAADVAEKRRARGVRLNHPEAVALITSHVLEGARDGRTVAELMASGRKVLTRDEVMDGIPEMIHDVQIEATFPDGTKLVTVHDPIV
- a CDS encoding type II toxin-antitoxin system Phd/YefM family antitoxin; protein product: MTYEIPVTQARAELADLINRVVYGDERVVVTRHGKPLVALVSAADLEKLEALREPAEEPVISSVSRIGGSASAAGEQRRFGIAAHHQDPGASRS